One Rosa chinensis cultivar Old Blush chromosome 5, RchiOBHm-V2, whole genome shotgun sequence genomic region harbors:
- the LOC112168307 gene encoding protein EXPORTIN 1B-like: MARLAPKAKKWSEIIGQAHQSVEVLKDQEVIRTVLNILQTNTRVASSLGTFLLTQISLIFFDMLNVYRYNQHFQMLVEFQLSSYISSFQIL; the protein is encoded by the exons ATGGCTCGTCTTGCTCCTAAAGCCAAG AAATGGTCCGAGATCATTGGGCAAGCACACCAAAGTGTCGAAGTTCTTAAAGATCAGGAAGTGATTCGAACCGTTCTTAATATATTACAG ACAAATACAAGGGTTGCCAGCTCTCTTGGAACATTTCTCTTAACCCAGATTTCATTGATCTTTTTCGACATGCTTAATGTCTACAGGTATAACCAACATTTTCAGATGTTAGTCGAGTTTCAGTTGTCCAGTTATATATCTTCATTTCAAATATTGTAG